The DNA segment CCCGGCTCGACCCCGAGCGCTTCGCCGCGGCGACGGCCGCCCTCGGCATCGACGACGACTCGGTGGTCGTCGTCTACGACTCCGCGGTGGGCCAGTGGGCGTCGCGCCTGTGGTGGCTCCTGCGCGCCGCCGGGCACGACGCGGTCGCGGTGCTCGACGGCGGCCTCAGCGCCTGGCGGCGGGAGGAGCGCCCGATCGAGACCGGTCACGTCGAGCCGCGGGCGGCCGCGGGCATTACCGTGCGCCCCGAGCGCCCGCTCTGGATCGACAAGGCCGGCGTCGAGCGCGTCGTCCGCGGCGAGGAGCCGGGCGCCCTGGTCTGCGCCGTGCCGCCGAAGGAGTTCACCGGCGAGCAGGGGCGCCGGCCGCGCCTCGGCCACCTCCCCGGCTCGGTCAGCGTCCCGGCCGTCCGGCTGATCGACCGCGAGGACAACACGCTCCTCCCGCCGGAGCGGCTTCGGGCGCTCTTCGGCGAGACGCTCCAGGCCGAGCGGATCGTCCTCTACTGCGCGGGCGGGATCGCCGCGACGGCCGACGCGCTCGCGCTCGCCGTCCTCGGCGTCGACACCGCGGTCGTCTACGACGGCTCGCTCAACGAGTGGGCCGCCGATCCCGACGCCCCGCTCGTCGTCACGGCCGCGTGAGCAGCTCCTCCGGCAGCTCCGTCGTCGGCAGCGCGCAGACGAACGCCTCGCAGGAGTAGGCCGTCGGCAGGCCGTCGCGCGACGTCCGGCCCTCGAAGAGCTCGAAGCCGGCGCGGGCCCACTCCGCCGCCGCGTCGTCGCTCACCACCGCGAGCACGCCCAGCCCGGTCTCCCGGGCGCCGCGCTGCAGCGGTGCCCGTGCGCCGTCGTCCGGGACGACGACGACGAGCTGCGTGACCGGCCGCGCGAGGCGCCCGGCGAGCGCGAGCACTCCGCCGAACCCCATCGGCTGCCCGAGCGCGCCCGGTGCGATGCCCGCGACCACGGCCTCCGCCGCGTCCCGGTAGCGCCGCTCCCCCGTCAGGAGGTACAGCACATGGGCCGCGTCGGCCGCCGCCGAGAGGCCCGAGGGGTAGGCGCCCTCGGACGGATCCGCCGCCAGCAGCAGCCCGCGCGCGGTGAGCGCCGGGTCCCCGCCGCCGGGCAGCGCGAAGGGCGGCCAGGACGGGGCCGCGTCCAGCGCGCCGTCGATCAGCGTTCGGGCGACGACCGCGTAGCGCGGCGCCCCCTCGGCGAGCGCCAGCTGCAGCAGTCCGCCGGCGAGCATGCCGAGGTCCTCCAGCGCCGGGCGCGCGGCGGAGACGGAGTCGCCGAGCGAGGCGCGGACGCCGACGCGCCCGTCGACGAGGTGCCGCTCCAGGAGGAGATCGGCGGCGTCGCGCGCGGCAGCGATCCAGTCCTCCCGGCCCAGGGCCCGCCCGGCTCGCGCGAGCGCTCCGATCGCCAGCCCGTTCCAGCCGGTGACGACCTTCTCGTCGAGCGCGGGCGGAATCAGATCCGTGCGGTCCTCGGCCAGGTAGTAGCCGCCCTCCGAGCGCTGCCCGTGGACGATGCTCTCGGAGTCCTGCGCGCTGGCGAAGCCGCCGCTCGGCCGCCGCAGCGTCGCGAGCAGGAACGACGCGACGCCCTCCGCCACCCCGGCGAGCGCCCCCCGGTCGGTGCCGTCGCGCCCGAGCAGCACCGCCGCGACGTCGAGCAGCTGGGCGTTGTCGTAGAGCATCCGCTCGTAGTGCGGATCGCTCCAGTCCTGGCGGGTGGCGTAGCGGAAGAAGCCGCCGTCGCGATCCCGCAGCGTCGAGCCCGCAAGTGTCAGCAGCGTCCGCTCGGCCAGCCCTGCGCCGTCGTCCCGCGACGCCAGGAAGCCGAGCACCGGCGCCACCGGGAACTTCGGCGCCCCGCCGAAACCGCCGTGCACCCGGTCCTCCTCCGCGGCGAGCGCCCCGACGGCCGCCGCGAGCGCCGCGTCGTCCGGGAGCGCGTCTCCCGTCGGCACCACCGCGGTCGCCTCCCGCAGCGCGGTGCTGAGCGACCCCGCCGTCGCCTGCACCTCGTCGCGCCGCAGCCGCCACGCCTCCGACACCGCGTCGAGCACGTCCGAGAACGCCGGCACCCCGCCGACGGCCCGCGGCGGGAAGTACGTCCCCGCGTAGAACGTCTCCCCGGCCGGAGTCGTGAACACCGTCAGCGGCCAGCCCAGATTCCGCGTGAACGCGCTCGCCGCCGTCAGATAGGCGGTATCGACGTCCGGATGCTCCTCGCGGTCCACCTTGACCGCCACGAACCCGTCGTTCAACCGCGCCGCGAGCACCGGGTCCGAGAACGACTCCCGCGCCATCACATGGCACCAGTGGCAGGTCGCGTACCCGATCGACACCATGACCGGCACGTCCCGGCGCACCGCCTCGGCGAACGCCTCCTCCCCCCACAGCCACCAGTCCACCGGGTTGTCGGCGTGCGAGCGGAGGTACGGACTGACACTGCTGCGAAGTCTCTCGGCCATGCCTCCCACGCTAGACGCGCCGCCCGCCGCCGTCCGGGGCGTTGACAGCCGCCCCCACGCTCCGCGCGAACAGCTATCCAAGATGAGGCCCACGCTCCGCGCGGAGTTGCCCATGCTGATCGAGTAGCCCGCGTAGCGGGCGTATCGAGATCCACCACCGCCGGAAGCCGAGTCTGCAGACCCGGCCTCCAGACGACCGTGGGTCTCGATACGCCCCTCCGGGGCTACTCGACCAACATGTTTCATGGGCACCTCCTTGGCATGGAGGCACCGGCCTCAGAGCTGACGACGTCGAGTCTCATCCCGAAGGGATGGACGCCCCCTCGCCCCCGTCTCACCCCGACGGGGTGGACGCGGTGCCTCGTCGCGGCTCCTGGCTCGGGTCTGGCGGGCGCGCCGCAGGCGCGCGGGAAGGAGCCGCGACGAGGCACCACGTCCGCCCCACCCGTCAGCACGGCAAGGGTCAGCGCTCGAAGAACCACCCGGTCGGCCGCTGCGGCCCCGACGACGACCCGCCGCCGCTCGCCCGCCGGCCGAAGACCAGGTACGCGATGCTCCCCGCGAACGGGAGGATCACGATCAGTGCCACCCAGCCGACCTTCGCGACCTTCGACAGCCGCCCGTTCGCCAGCACGCCCCGGATCGCGAGGATCAGCAGGACGATGTTGAGGATCACGAGGAGGGACTGCGTGTTCACACTCGGCTCTCTGCTCGGCCCGCTCGGCGCGGGCAGCCGCCCGCGGGATTCCGCCGGGAGACCTGGGCATCATGTCACGGCGCCGTAGGATGGAGGGCTCATGTCAGACGTCCTCAGCATCCGGTATCCTCCCGAACTCCCCGTCTCGGCGCGCAGGGACGACATCGCCGCCGCCATCCGCGACCACCAGGTCGTGATCGTCGCCGGCGCCACCGGCTCCGGCAAGACGACGCAGCTGCCCAAGATCTGCCTCGAGCTCGGCCGCGAGAGCATCGCGCACACCCAGCCCCGCCGCATCGCCGCCCGCACCATCGCCGAGCGCATCGCGGAGGAGCTCGACGACGAGGTCGGCGGGATCGTCGGCTACCAGGTCCGCTTCACCGACAAGGCGAGCGCGTCGACCCGGATCAAGCTGATGACCGACGGCATCCTGCTCAACGAGATGAACCACGACCGGATGCTCAGCCGGTACGACACGATCATCATCGACGAGGCGCACGAGCGCAGCCTCAACATCGACTTCCTGCTCGGCTACCTGCACCGGCTGCTGCCCCGCCGCCCGGACCTCAAGCTGATCATCACCTCCGCCACGATCGACCCGCAGAGCTTCGCCGAGCACTTCCGCGACGCCGCCGGAGAGCCGGCCCCGATCATCGAGGTCTCCGGCCGCACCTATCCCGTCGAGATCCGCTACCGCCCGCTCGTCGCCGAGGAGCCCGAGGAGGAGGACGACACCGACGTCCCCGACGCCACGAGCGGCAGCCGCGACCTGATGACCGGCATCGCCGACGCGCTGGCCGAGCTGGCGCGCGAGGACCCGGGCGACGTCCTCGTCTTCCTCTCCGGCGAGAACGAGATCCGCGACGCCGAGGACGCGATCCGCGGCCGGAACCTCCCCGGCACCGAGGTCCTCCCCCTCTACGGCCGGCTGTCGGCCGCCGACCAGCACCGCGTCTTCGAGCGCGGGCGCACCCCGGGCGTCCGGCGCCGGGTGGTGCTCGCGACCAACGTCGCCGAGACCAGCCTCACCGTCCCCGGCATCCGCTACGTGATCGACGGCGGCACCGCCCGCATCTCCCGCTACAGCGCCCGCTCGAAGGTGCAGCGCCTGCCGATCGAGGCGATCTCGCAGGCATCGGCGAACCAGCGCTCCGGCCGCTCCGGCCGCACCAGTGCGGGCATCGCGATCCGGCTCTACTCGGAGGAGGACTTCGCCCGTCGCCCGGAGTTCACCGACCCCGAGATCCTGCGCACGGGTCTCGCCGCCGTCATCCTGCAGATGATCTCGCTCGGCCTCGGCGACATCGCCGGCTTCCCGTTCCTCACCCCGCCCGACTCCCGCGGCATCAAGGACGGCCTCGACCTCCTCACCGAGCTCGGCGCCCTCCGCTCCCCCGCTGCCCCCGCCGACTCCCCCTCGCGAGATGCCACTTCGGCACGCGACACGCCGGAGAAGGCGAGCACAAGTGGCATCTCGCGGGGGGCCGACAAGGCGCCCCAGCTCACGAGGATCGGGCGGGACCTCGCGCGGCTGCCGATCGACCCGCGCTTCGGGCGGATGGTGATCGAGTCGCGCAAGCACGACGTCAGCCGCGAGGTGATGGCGATCGTCGCCGGGCTGACGATCCAGGACGTCCGGGAGCGCCCGCTCGAGCGCCGCGCGCAGGCCGACCAGCAGCACGCCCGCTTCGTCGACCCGACCAGCGACTTCCTCACCCTGCTCAACCTCTGGAACTACGTCGAGGAGAAGCAGGCCGAGCTCTCCTCCAGCGCCTTCCGCCGACTCTGCAAGGCCGAGTACCTCAACTACCTCCGCGTGCGCGAGTGGCAGGACGTCTTCCGCCAGCTGCGCCAGCTGGCCCGGCCGCTCAAGCTCGAGCTCGGCGAGCCGAAGGTCGACCCCGACGGGATCCACCGGAGCCTGCTCGCCGGTCTGCTCTCGCACCTCGGCATCAAGGACACCACCTCGCAGCAGGCGCAGCGCGCGGCGAAGAACCGCGAGCGCCAGAGCGTCCAGTACGTCGGCGCCCGCAACGCGAAGTTCTCGATCTTCCCCGGCAGCGCACTGGCGAAGAAGCAGCCCGACGCCCTGATGAGCGCCGAGCTGGTCGAGACCAGCAAGCTCTTCGCCCGCTCCAACGCCGCCATCGATCCGGCCTGGGCCGAGGCGATCGCCGGCGACCTGGTGAAGCGGCAGTTCAGCGAGCCGCACTGGGAGAAGGCGCAGGGCGCGGCCGTCGCCTACGAGAAGGTCACGCTCTACGGCGTGCCGATCATCGCCCGGCGCCGGGTGCAGTTCTCCCGGATCGACGCCGGCTACGCCCGGGAGCTCTTCATCCGGCACGCCCTCGTCGAGGGCGAGTGGGACGCGCGGCACGCCTTCGACCGGAAGAACCGGGCCCTGCGCGCCGAGCTCGAGCGGCTCGAGGAGCGCACCCGCCGCCGCGACCTGCTCGTCGACGACGAGGCCGTCTTCGACTTCTACGACCGCCGGGTCCCGCGCGACATCACCTCGGTCCGCTCCTTCGACTCCTGGTGGCGCACCGCCCAGCACGACGAGCCCGACCTGCTAACCATGACGCAGGAGACCCTCCTGCCCGAGGACGCGGAGCAGATCGACGAGACCGCCTTCCCGACCCAGTGGCGCCAGGCCGACCAGCGCTTCCGGCTCTCCTACCGGTTCGAGCCGGGCACGGAGGAGGACGGCGTCACCGTGCACGTGCCGCTCGCGCTGCTGCCGCGCGTCACGCCGCTCGGCTTCGACTGGCTGGTGCCGGGGCTCCGCGCCGAGCTCGTCACCGCGATGATCAAGGCGCTGCCCAAGCACCTGCGCCGGAACGTCGTCCCGGCGAACGACTGGGCGCGCAAGCTCACCGCCGCGCTCCCCCAGGACGTGCCGAATCCGCCGACGGAGTCGTTCGCCGCGACCCTCGCCGGGGCGATCCGCCGCGAGGCCGGCGTGGTGATCGACGCCTCCGACTTCGACCTCGAGCGCATCCCCGCGCACCTCCGGGTCACCTTCGCGATCGCCGACGAGCGCGGCCGCACCGTCGCCGTCGGCAAGGAGCTCGCGCCGCTGGCCGAGCGCCTGCGCGGCCGGGTCCGCGACGAGGTCGCCCGGGTCGTCGAGGCGCGCGTGCCGGACGCCCTCGAGCGCCGCGGGATCAGGACGTGGGACATGGCGGAGCTCCCCCGCGTCACCGACACCCGCCAGGGCGCCAACACGATCCGCGCCTACCCGGCGCTGATCGACGACGGCGACTCCGTCTCGATCCGCCTGCTCGCGACAGCGGAGGACCAGGCGCGCGAGCACCCGCGCGGCGTCCGCCGGCTGCTGCTGCTCGCGACGCCCAGCCCGGTCGCCTACGTGCAGCAGTACCTGACGGCGAACGAGAAGCTCGTGCTCGCGCAGAGCCCGTACCAGAACACGACGGCGCTGTTCGGCGACTGCCTGCTCGCCTGCGTCGACGCGGTGCTCTGGCGGATGAAGCCGGACGGCATGCTCTTCCTCCGCGCCGAGTTCGACGCGGTCCGCGACCGGGTCTCGGGCAGCGTGATGGACTCGATGTTCGAGACCGTGAAGACCGTCACCACGATCCTGACCACGGCGCGCGGGGTCGAGAAGGCGCTCAAGGCCTCCACGAGCATGGCGCTGCTCCCGGCGCTGACCGACGCCCGCGAGCAGCTGACCGGGCTCGTGCACCCCGGCTTCGTCTCCGCCACGGGACTCGAGCGGCTCCGGCACCTGCCGCGCTACCTCGCCGGCATCACCGAGCGCTTCGGCAAGATCGGCGAGAACGTCGGCCGCGACCGGGTCTGGCTGAACGAGGTGCAGGCGACGCAGGAGCTCTACCGCTCCGCGGGCGGCACGATCCCGCTGCCGCCGCACGCGCCGGAGCGTCTCGTGCGCGCGCGCTGGCTGATCGAGGAGCTGCGGATCAGCTTCTTCGCGCAGAGCCTGGGCACCGTCGAGAGCGTCTCGCTGCAGCGGATCCGGAAGGTCCTCGCGGGCTGACCGGGGCCGCCGGCGGCCGGTTCGGCGGACGACGCCGGCGGGCCGCCGCGGGCCGCTAGTGTCGTCCGGTGGGCAGCTACACCGAACTCCTGAGAACCCCCGGCGTGGGTCGCATCATCGCGGCCCAGCTCACCGCGCGCTTCCCGTTCGGGATGCTCTCGCTCGCGTTCCTGCTGCACGTGGAGCGCGTGCACGACTCCTACGCCGCGGCCGGCCTGGTGCTCGGCTCGATGTCGATCGGCCAGGCGATCGCCGGCCCGCTGACCAGCCGCCTGATGGGGCGGCTCGGGATGCGGCGGGTGCTCACCGCCACCCTCATCGTCTGCGCGGCCGCGATCATCGCGATGGCGGTGCTGCCGCTGGAGATCTGGCAGTTCGTCGTCATCGGCTTCGTCTCGGGCCTCAGCATGCCGCCCGTGCAGCCGGCGGTCCGGACGATCTACCCGAAGATGGTGCCCAGCTCGCAGCTGACCCCGCTCTTCTCCCTCGACGCGTCGGCGCAGGAGATCATCTGGGTGCTGGGCCCGGTGCTGACGACGTTCGTCTCGATCCAGATCTCGACCGTCGCGGGCATCCTCACCGCCGCGTTCTTCCTGGTCGGTGGCGGCATCTGGTTCATCGCGTCACCCGAGGTCGGCCGGGTGCGCATCCCGCGCTCGCGTCGTAAGCTCGGCGTCGTCCTGACCAAGCCGCCGGTGCTGCTCGCGACCGTCGTCGGCTTCCTGCTGGTCGGCGCCTGCGCCGCGGTCGAGGCCGGCGTCGTCGCCGTCTTCGGCGAGGGCGGCGTGGAGTCGGGCGTCGTCCTGGCGATCTTCGCGGCCGGCTCGCTGCTCGGCGGCCTCACCCTCGGCCACATCCCGATCAGCCGCTGGGCGACCGCGCGGCGGATGCTGATCGTCACCGTCGGCATGGGCCTCGCGGCGTTCTCGACCGATTTCTGGTGGCTCTCGATCACGCTGTTCCTGGCCGGCGTCGGCATCGCACCGGCGCTGGCCGCGCTCTTCACGATCACGGCCGCGAGCGTGAAGTTCTCGGACACGGCGGAGGCCTACGGCTGGGTCGGCACCGGGCAGCTGATCGGCGCGGCGCTCGGCTCGGCGATCGCGGGCGTGCAGATCGACCGATCCGGCCCGACGGCCGCGATCGTGGTCGCCGCGGTGTTCGCCTTCGTCGGCTTCGTCGTCCCGGCGCTCGGCCGCCGCTTCCACCCGGACCTCCGCGGCCGCGACGCGAGCCCGCTGCCGGACACCGAGCCGGTGGAGCTGCCGACCTGAGTCGGCGGCCCCGACGTCGCTCTCGCGGAGGCGTCTCCCACTCGGCTCGGACCCCGCTCCCTTGAGGCTCCCAGGCGCGCCCCCCTAGGGTGGGGCTCGCACGGGACGGAGGGGCTGCCGATGGCACTGCGCGACGACGCGGAGGAACTCGTCCGCCAGCATCAGCGCGAGGCGGAGGAGGCGCACGTCCTCGACCCCTGGGCCGACCCCGAGACGCCCGAGTGGGCCGGCGAGCTGGCCGCGGCGCTCTGGCAGGGCTCGTTCCGCCCCAGCCCCGTCTACTACCGCGCGGAGGACCCCTCGCACGCCTGGCGCGGTCCGCATCCGATCCGGGTGCACCACCTCGGCTTCGGCTGGCAGATCACGGCCCGGCGCCTGCGGGCCGGCGCAATCGTGCCGAGCACCGTCGTGCTGCTCGAGACCGGCACGCTCTGGCTCGGTCTCGGGCCCGCCCGCCGACCGGGCCGCGGACTGCGCGCCCTCGGCGAGCAGGGCCTCGTCGACGGCCTCCAGCCCGGACACGACGACTACTTCGCCGTCCGCCGCTTCGTGCACACCAGCCAGGCCGCGCGCGACGACCGCCGCCTGCTCTTCGGCGTCGCCGGCCTCGCCGCCCTGATCGAGGACACCGTCCGCGTCGGCCCGCACGGCGAGCTGCACTGGCACCTCTGAGCGCCGGCACCTCTGACGCTCGCCGCGAGATGCCACTTGTGACCGGTTCTCTCGGCGTGTCGTGCACACAAGTGGCATCTCGCGGAGGGGGAAGAATGGGGGGATGAGCGTTCCCCTGGTTCCCCTGAACGACGGGCGGGCGATCCCGCAGATCGGGCTCGGCGTCTACAAGATCGGCGACGACGAGGCGGCCCGCACGGTCGCCACGGCGCTCGAGGCCGGCTACCGGCACATCGACACGGCGACGCTCTACGGCAACGAGCGCGGCGTCGGCGAGGGGATCCGCGCCAGCGGCCTCCCCCGCGAGCAGGTCTTCGTCACCACCAAGGTCTGGAACGACGATCACGGCTTCGACGAGACGCTCGAGGCCTTCGACCGCAGCCTCGAGCTCCTCGGCACCGACTACGTCGACCTCTACCTCGTGCACTGGCCGATCCCCTCCCGCGACCGCTACGTCGACACCTACCGCGCGCTGGAGCGGATCCGCCAGGAGGGCCGCGCCCGCTCGATCGGCGTCTCGAACTTCGCGGTCGAGCACCTCGAGCGGCTGCTCGGCGAGACCGAGGTCGTGCCGGTGATCAACCAGGTCGAGCTGCACCCGCGGCTCCCCCAGGACGAGCTGCGCGCCTTCGACACCGCGCACGGCATCGTGACCCAGGCCTGGTCGCCGCTGGCCCGCGGCCGCCTGCTCGACGAGCCCGCGCTCGCCGCGATCGCCGCGAAGCACGGGGTCTCGCCCGCGCAGGTCGTCCTGCGCTGGCACGTGCAGCTCGGAGTCGTCGTGATCCCGAAGTCGGTGACGCCCGCGCGGATCCGGGAGAACCTCGACCTGTTCGGCTTCGCCCTCGACGCGGAGGATCTGGCAGGAATCAGTGCCCTCGCGACCGGCGAGCGCACCGGCCGCGACCCGAGCCTCGACTGACGCGCCCTAGCCTGGCGGCATGACGACGCGAGCCCCGGAGACGAGAACCGCCCTCCTCCTGCACGGACTCGGCGGCGCCTCCGGCACCTGGTGGCGGGTCGCCGAGGCGCTGACCGCCGCCGGCTGGAGCGTGACGGCACCGGATCTGCGCGGGCACGGTGCGGGCGCCCGCGGCGGGTCTTCCCGGCACGACGACTACGCCGACGACGTGCTCGCCCTGCGCGCTCCCGGCACCTGGGACCTCGTGGTCGGCCACTCCCTCGGCGGAGCGGTGGCGGTCCGGGCGGCGGCGCGCGACACCGGCTGGGCCGCCCGGCTGGTGCTGCTCGATCCGGTGCTGCAGCTGCCGGCCGAGTCGCGGGCGGAGGTCCGCGCGGAGGAGCTCGCCGCCCTCGCCGTCACCGCCGGCGAGCTCGCCGCCGCCGAGCCGCACTGGGACGAGCGCGACCGCGCCGAGAAGCTCCGCGCCGCGCACGCCGCCGATCCGTCCGCCGTCGCCGCGACCGTCGACGACAACGATTCCTGGGACCTGCTCGCCGACGTCCCGGCCCTGCGCGCACCCGCGCTCGTGCTCGCGGGCGACCCGCAGGTGTTCACGTTCTTCCCGCCGTCCCTCGCCGCACGGGTCCTCCACGCGAACCCGCGCGTCCGCTACGCGGTGGTCGCCGGAGCCGGTCACAGCCCGCACCGCGACCGGCCTGCGGAGACGATCGCGATGCTCCGCGAGTGGGCCGAGAGCGACGCGACGGCCTGAGCAGCGCTCCGACCGCGGACGGCGCTCCGTGTTTCCACCGGGTGACAAGTGCCGCGAAGGGGTGTCATTCGCGCGCGACCTGTGAATACGCTCGCAGAGGGCACCGCCGCTTCTCAGCACAGCGAGGGCGACGGAGGCCGTCGGTCCGACGGCCGCCGCCCTCGACGAAAGGGACCACCTGTGGCTACCACCACTGAAGACACCTCCGGCGCACGACGTCGACGTCCACTCCTCGGCTCCGCCGCGATGATCGGCGCCGGTGCGCTGGTCGCCGGCTTCGCCTTCGCTCCCGCGGCGAACGCCGTCGAGCCCGTCGACTTCGCCGATGCGGTGACCGTCGACGGCATCATGAACCACCTCGAGGCCTTCCAGGCGATCGCGGACGCCAACGACGGCAACCGCGCGATCGGCACCGAGGGCTACGAGCAGAGCGGCCAGTACGTCGAGGCCGTGCTGAAGGCCGCCGGCTACACCACCGAGCGCCAGGACTTCACCACCACCACCCAGACGATCGACGAGTTCTCGCTGACCACGACCCCCGCGGTCGAGGGCATCCCGATGTCGTTCACCCCCTCCACCCCCGAGGGCGGCGTCACCGGCGAGCTGATCCAGCCGGTCGACCCGCTGGGCTGCGACGCGGACGCCTGGGCCGGACTCGACGCGACCGGCAAGGTCGCCCTGGTCAGCCGCGGCACCTGCAGCTTCTCGGAGAAGTCGGCCGCCGCCGGCGCCGCCGGGGCCTCGGCCGTGATCATCTACAACAACGCTCCCGGCGAGGCGCTCAACGGCACGCTCGGCGCGCCCGACGACAGCTACATCCCGTCGGTCGGCGTGACGCTCGAGGAGGGCCAGTCGCTGATCGCGGCGCTGCCCAGCACGGCGACGCTGATCCTCGAGCAGACGACCACCGACACCGACACCTTCAACATCATCACCGAGACGCC comes from the Rathayibacter festucae DSM 15932 genome and includes:
- a CDS encoding alpha/beta fold hydrolase, producing the protein MTTRAPETRTALLLHGLGGASGTWWRVAEALTAAGWSVTAPDLRGHGAGARGGSSRHDDYADDVLALRAPGTWDLVVGHSLGGAVAVRAAARDTGWAARLVLLDPVLQLPAESRAEVRAEELAALAVTAGELAAAEPHWDERDRAEKLRAAHAADPSAVAATVDDNDSWDLLADVPALRAPALVLAGDPQVFTFFPPSLAARVLHANPRVRYAVVAGAGHSPHRDRPAETIAMLREWAESDATA
- a CDS encoding sulfurtransferase — its product is MSSPAAPYLARPIVSTQWLADQLGREHLVVVDASVLLVTGFDGRPGYLGGDEQYLLEGHVPGAVFGDLLAQLSDPEAALPFTRLDPERFAAATAALGIDDDSVVVVYDSAVGQWASRLWWLLRAAGHDAVAVLDGGLSAWRREERPIETGHVEPRAAAGITVRPERPLWIDKAGVERVVRGEEPGALVCAVPPKEFTGEQGRRPRLGHLPGSVSVPAVRLIDREDNTLLPPERLRALFGETLQAERIVLYCAGGIAATADALALAVLGVDTAVVYDGSLNEWAADPDAPLVVTAA
- a CDS encoding PLD nuclease N-terminal domain-containing protein; amino-acid sequence: MNTQSLLVILNIVLLILAIRGVLANGRLSKVAKVGWVALIVILPFAGSIAYLVFGRRASGGGSSSGPQRPTGWFFER
- a CDS encoding aldo/keto reductase yields the protein MSVPLVPLNDGRAIPQIGLGVYKIGDDEAARTVATALEAGYRHIDTATLYGNERGVGEGIRASGLPREQVFVTTKVWNDDHGFDETLEAFDRSLELLGTDYVDLYLVHWPIPSRDRYVDTYRALERIRQEGRARSIGVSNFAVEHLERLLGETEVVPVINQVELHPRLPQDELRAFDTAHGIVTQAWSPLARGRLLDEPALAAIAAKHGVSPAQVVLRWHVQLGVVVIPKSVTPARIRENLDLFGFALDAEDLAGISALATGERTGRDPSLD
- a CDS encoding thioredoxin domain-containing protein, producing the protein MAERLRSSVSPYLRSHADNPVDWWLWGEEAFAEAVRRDVPVMVSIGYATCHWCHVMARESFSDPVLAARLNDGFVAVKVDREEHPDVDTAYLTAASAFTRNLGWPLTVFTTPAGETFYAGTYFPPRAVGGVPAFSDVLDAVSEAWRLRRDEVQATAGSLSTALREATAVVPTGDALPDDAALAAAVGALAAEEDRVHGGFGGAPKFPVAPVLGFLASRDDGAGLAERTLLTLAGSTLRDRDGGFFRYATRQDWSDPHYERMLYDNAQLLDVAAVLLGRDGTDRGALAGVAEGVASFLLATLRRPSGGFASAQDSESIVHGQRSEGGYYLAEDRTDLIPPALDEKVVTGWNGLAIGALARAGRALGREDWIAAARDAADLLLERHLVDGRVGVRASLGDSVSAARPALEDLGMLAGGLLQLALAEGAPRYAVVARTLIDGALDAAPSWPPFALPGGGDPALTARGLLLAADPSEGAYPSGLSAAADAAHVLYLLTGERRYRDAAEAVVAGIAPGALGQPMGFGGVLALAGRLARPVTQLVVVVPDDGARAPLQRGARETGLGVLAVVSDDAAAEWARAGFELFEGRTSRDGLPTAYSCEAFVCALPTTELPEELLTRP
- a CDS encoding MFS transporter, with the protein product MGSYTELLRTPGVGRIIAAQLTARFPFGMLSLAFLLHVERVHDSYAAAGLVLGSMSIGQAIAGPLTSRLMGRLGMRRVLTATLIVCAAAIIAMAVLPLEIWQFVVIGFVSGLSMPPVQPAVRTIYPKMVPSSQLTPLFSLDASAQEIIWVLGPVLTTFVSIQISTVAGILTAAFFLVGGGIWFIASPEVGRVRIPRSRRKLGVVLTKPPVLLATVVGFLLVGACAAVEAGVVAVFGEGGVESGVVLAIFAAGSLLGGLTLGHIPISRWATARRMLIVTVGMGLAAFSTDFWWLSITLFLAGVGIAPALAALFTITAASVKFSDTAEAYGWVGTGQLIGAALGSAIAGVQIDRSGPTAAIVVAAVFAFVGFVVPALGRRFHPDLRGRDASPLPDTEPVELPT
- the hrpA gene encoding ATP-dependent RNA helicase HrpA is translated as MSDVLSIRYPPELPVSARRDDIAAAIRDHQVVIVAGATGSGKTTQLPKICLELGRESIAHTQPRRIAARTIAERIAEELDDEVGGIVGYQVRFTDKASASTRIKLMTDGILLNEMNHDRMLSRYDTIIIDEAHERSLNIDFLLGYLHRLLPRRPDLKLIITSATIDPQSFAEHFRDAAGEPAPIIEVSGRTYPVEIRYRPLVAEEPEEEDDTDVPDATSGSRDLMTGIADALAELAREDPGDVLVFLSGENEIRDAEDAIRGRNLPGTEVLPLYGRLSAADQHRVFERGRTPGVRRRVVLATNVAETSLTVPGIRYVIDGGTARISRYSARSKVQRLPIEAISQASANQRSGRSGRTSAGIAIRLYSEEDFARRPEFTDPEILRTGLAAVILQMISLGLGDIAGFPFLTPPDSRGIKDGLDLLTELGALRSPAAPADSPSRDATSARDTPEKASTSGISRGADKAPQLTRIGRDLARLPIDPRFGRMVIESRKHDVSREVMAIVAGLTIQDVRERPLERRAQADQQHARFVDPTSDFLTLLNLWNYVEEKQAELSSSAFRRLCKAEYLNYLRVREWQDVFRQLRQLARPLKLELGEPKVDPDGIHRSLLAGLLSHLGIKDTTSQQAQRAAKNRERQSVQYVGARNAKFSIFPGSALAKKQPDALMSAELVETSKLFARSNAAIDPAWAEAIAGDLVKRQFSEPHWEKAQGAAVAYEKVTLYGVPIIARRRVQFSRIDAGYARELFIRHALVEGEWDARHAFDRKNRALRAELERLEERTRRRDLLVDDEAVFDFYDRRVPRDITSVRSFDSWWRTAQHDEPDLLTMTQETLLPEDAEQIDETAFPTQWRQADQRFRLSYRFEPGTEEDGVTVHVPLALLPRVTPLGFDWLVPGLRAELVTAMIKALPKHLRRNVVPANDWARKLTAALPQDVPNPPTESFAATLAGAIRREAGVVIDASDFDLERIPAHLRVTFAIADERGRTVAVGKELAPLAERLRGRVRDEVARVVEARVPDALERRGIRTWDMAELPRVTDTRQGANTIRAYPALIDDGDSVSIRLLATAEDQAREHPRGVRRLLLLATPSPVAYVQQYLTANEKLVLAQSPYQNTTALFGDCLLACVDAVLWRMKPDGMLFLRAEFDAVRDRVSGSVMDSMFETVKTVTTILTTARGVEKALKASTSMALLPALTDAREQLTGLVHPGFVSATGLERLRHLPRYLAGITERFGKIGENVGRDRVWLNEVQATQELYRSAGGTIPLPPHAPERLVRARWLIEELRISFFAQSLGTVESVSLQRIRKVLAG